In Flavobacteriaceae bacterium, the following proteins share a genomic window:
- the cobC gene encoding alpha-ribazole phosphatase, giving the protein MDIYIIRHTTPKIEKGICYGQTNLDLVENYIKEFETIRSQIPNDRIYNVISSPLKRCDLLAQEFDTEVTYDNRLKELNFGNWEMKPWNVIPSEEIDPWMKDFVNIKTPNGESYIQLASRVSDFFEELTLFKSKKDVIIVTHAGPIRSLLAKLLNIPLEKSFSIKIQYGEVFHLKKEESKLKIVSKINIS; this is encoded by the coding sequence ATGGACATTTATATAATTAGACATACAACTCCTAAAATAGAAAAAGGGATTTGTTACGGGCAAACCAATTTAGATTTAGTTGAAAATTATATTAAAGAATTTGAAACGATTCGTTCTCAAATTCCTAATGACAGAATTTATAATGTGATTAGTAGTCCTTTAAAACGTTGTGATTTACTCGCACAAGAATTTGATACTGAAGTTACTTATGATAATCGATTAAAAGAATTGAATTTTGGAAATTGGGAAATGAAACCATGGAATGTCATTCCTTCAGAAGAAATTGACCCTTGGATGAAAGATTTTGTAAATATAAAAACTCCTAATGGAGAGTCATATATACAATTAGCCTCCAGAGTATCTGATTTTTTTGAAGAATTAACTTTGTTTAAAAGCAAGAAAGATGTAATTATTGTAACACATGCTGGTCCTATAAGAAGTTTATTAGCCAAACTCTTAAATATACCTTTAGAAAAATCATTCAGTATAAAAATACAATACGGAGAGGTTTTTCATCTTAAAAAAGAGGAGAGTAAATTAAAAATTGTTTCGAAAATAAATATTAGTTAA